A genomic region of Arachis hypogaea cultivar Tifrunner chromosome 5, arahy.Tifrunner.gnm2.J5K5, whole genome shotgun sequence contains the following coding sequences:
- the LOC112802611 gene encoding protein NUCLEAR FUSION DEFECTIVE 4 — MAEWLLNRWTGAAAAIMIQWSCGASYTFSIYSPVLKSSQGYDQSTLDTVSVFKDIGANFGILSGLLYTAVTPYRSSGVECLSAKSKWASLGGPWVVLAAGAVQVFVGFMFMWAAVVGLIGTPPVWVMCFFAWLGANGQTFLNTTNVVTGLRNFPEYSGTIVGIMKGFLGLSGAILIQLYHTFCDGDPATYLLMLACLPAFICTLLMFLVRIYEVRDSNYKKHLNGFSVVTVIIVAYLMFIIILQNFTSLSTWARMLTFVILMVLLALPYGIAIKAQWEESRSFAQTFSFERPPSTDSQKLIMSPSYSPSGDQSEYQELPSDAGQLQLNSDDMLTHEQEMNLLQAMCTIDFWMLFLTMISGLGSGLAMINNMSQIGESLGYSTIEINNMVSLWSMWNFLGRFGGGYVSDYIMHRKGWPRPLLMVATLGTMIFGHVIIAVGFPGNLYLGPVLVGICYGAHWSLMPTITSEIFGVRHMGTIFNTIAAASPLGSYLLSVKVVGYIYDKEADKEDNSCFGIHCFMSSFFILAAVSFIAFLAGLALYFRTRNFYKLVVLRRLKHSV; from the exons ATGGCGGAGTGGTTGTTAAATCGGTGGACCGGCGCAGCCGCAGCTATAATGATCCAGTGGAGCTGCGGTGCATCGTACACCTTCAGCATCTACTCCCCAGTGCTCAAGTCATCGCAAGGCTACGACCAATCCACGCTTGATACCGTTTCGGTGTTCAAGGACATCGGCGCCAACTTCGGCATCCTCTCCGGCCTCCTCTACACCGCCGTCACTCCCTACCGGAGCAGCGGCGTGGAGTGCTTGTCGGCAAAGTCGAAGTGGGCCTCATTGGGTGGTCCCTGGGTGGTGCTGGCGGCCGGGGCGGTCCAGGTGTTCGTGGGGTTCATGTTCATGTGGGCCGCTGTTGTTGGGCTCATTGGGACGCCGCCGGTTTGGGTTATGTGCTTCTTTGCGTGGCTTGGAGCTAACGGCCAGACGTTCTTGAATACCACTAATGTTGTCACTGGCTTGCGTAATTTCCCTGAATATAGTGGTACCATTGTGGGCATCATGAAG GGCTTCCTTGGACTCAGTGGAGCAATCCTAATTCAGCTGTATCACACATTTTGTGATGGCGACCCGGCCACATACCTTCTGATGCTTGCTTGCTTGCCTGCATTCATATGTACACTGCTAATGTTTTTGGTGAGGATCTATGAAGTGCGCGACAGCAATTACAAGAAGCATTTGAACGGTTTCTCAGTTGTCACTGTGATTATTGTTGCCTATCTCATGTTCATAATTATTTTACAAAACTTCACCAGCTTATCAACTTGGGCGCGCATGTTAACATTTGTAATCCTAATGGTTCTACTAGCACTCCCCTACGGCATTGCCATCAAAGCTCAATGGGAGGAGTCACGAAGCTTCGCGCAAACCTTCTCGTTTGAGAGGCCCCCTTCAACGGACAGCCAAAAGCTAATCATGTCGCCTAGTTATTCTCCATCAGGGGATCAATCGGAATACCAAGAGCTGCCTAGTGATGCAGGGCAGCTACAATTGAATTCGGATGACATGTTGACCCATGAACAAGAAATGAACCTCTTGCAAGCTATGTGCACGATTGATTTTTGGATGTTGTTTTTAACCATGATATCAGGGTTAGGCTCAGGGCTTGCAATGATAAATAACATGAGCCAAATAGGCGAATCTCTTGGCTATAGTACAATTGAGATTAATAATATGGTGTCCTTGTGGAGTATGTGGAACTTTCTTGGCCGTTTTGGAGGTGGTTATGTATCTGATTATATCATGCATCGAAAAGGTTGGCCGAGGCCCTTGTTGATGGTAGCAACTCTGGGGACGATGATTTTCGGCCATGTCATTATAGCTGTTGGTTTCCCTGGAAACCTGTATTTGGGTCCTGTCTTGGTGGGAATCTGCTATGGTGCACATTGGTCCTTGATGCCTACTATCACTTCTGAGATTTTCGGTGTAAGGCATATGGGTACCATTTTCAACACTATTGCTGCTGCAAGTCCGCTTGGATCTTATTTACTTTCTGTCAAAGTTGTCGGATATATTTACGACAAGGAAGCCGATAAAGAAGATAACTCATGCTTTGGAATACATTGCTTCATGTCATCGTTTTTTATCCTGGCAGCTGTATCTTTTATCGCATTTTTGGCTGGTCTTGCATTATACTTCCGGACACGAAATTTCTATAAGCTAGTTGTGCTCAGAAGATTAAAACATTCTGTGTGA